A window of the Gossypium hirsutum isolate 1008001.06 chromosome A03, Gossypium_hirsutum_v2.1, whole genome shotgun sequence genome harbors these coding sequences:
- the LOC121220718 gene encoding uncharacterized protein isoform X1: MEDRLLLSQNPPIQTLSNGEKPPTTTTDNFNDFFFNSVIPNASSSHFNPTFEGTIELQVGVKEGLLDTGSHSVVTFKGNGSHNTTKSNYGNDAVSVGRPSSFPVGGNSGRKVDDSRRGKKLNKIFRDPGRNFKVSSSSQVPLTKSVNSMVDLISAQLVSETGKEQPRVLLEVSVTMEQDK, translated from the exons ATGGAGGATCGTTTGTTGCTTTCCCAAAATCCACCGATTCAGACTTTGTCCAATGGAGAAAAACCCCCAACGACAACCActgataattttaatgattttttttttaattctgttaTTCCTAATGCAAGCTCATCTCACTTTAATCCCACTTTTGAAGGTACAATTGAATTGCAAGTGGGAGTCAAAGAAGGGTTGCTTGATACAGGGAGCCATAGTGTTGTAACTTTTAAAGGAAATGGCTCTCATAACACAACCAAATCAAATTATGGGAACGATGCCGTTTCTGTGGGGAGACCTTCTTCGTTTCCAGTTGGTGGTAACAGTGGAAGAAAAGTGGATGATAGTCGACGTGggaagaaattaaataaaatctttcGCGATCCAGGGAGGAATTTTAAAGTGTCCAGCTCTTCGCAGGTTCCCTTAACTAAGTCGGTCAACTCTATGGTTGACTTAATATCGGCACAGCTAGTATCTGAGACTGGTAAGGAGCAGCCGAGGGTTCTTTTGGAAGTCTCGGTTACGATGGAACAGGACAAGTA A
- the LOC121220718 gene encoding uncharacterized protein isoform X2 — MEDRLLLSQNPPIQTLSNGEKPPTTTTDNFNDFFFNSVIPNASSSHFNPTFEGTIELQVGVKEGLLDTGSHSVVTFKGNGSHNTTKSNYGNDAVSVGRPSSFPVGGNSGRKVDDSRRGKKLNKIFRDPGRNFKVSSSSQVPLTKSVNSMVDLISAQLVSETGKEQPRVLLEVSVTMEQDK, encoded by the exons ATGGAGGATCGTTTGTTGCTTTCCCAAAATCCACCGATTCAGACTTTGTCCAATGGAGAAAAACCCCCAACGACAACCActgataattttaatgattttttttttaattctgttaTTCCTAATGCAAGCTCATCTCACTTTAATCCCACTTTTGAAGGTACAATTGAATTGCAAGTGGGAGTCAAAGAAGGGTTGCTTGATACAGGGAGCCATAGTGTTGTAACTTTTAAAGGAAATGGCTCTCATAACACAACCAAATCAAATTATGGGAACGATGCCGTTTCTGTGGGGAGACCTTCTTCGTTTCCAGTTGGTGGTAACAGTGGAAGAAAAGTGGATGATAGTCGACGTGggaagaaattaaataaaatctttcGCGATCCAGGGAGGAATTTTAAAGTGTCCAGCTCTTCGCAGGTTCCCTTAACTAAGTCGGTCAACTCTATGGTTGACTTAATATCGGCACAGCTAGTATCTGAGACTGGTAAGGAGCAGCCGAGGGTTCTTTTGGAAGTCTCGGTTACGATGGAACAGGACAAGTA G
- the LOC107886647 gene encoding caffeoylshikimate esterase: MFLVDHLAAFRVARFTACSTKPQPMDLSLTFRSPSPFLLPNSKPSTLSIPLISLKPSPHRLTVAAAAGKMKMKMIEGVSDELNSIASQNLDYAAARRRVRSAFIPVHQQLDHLLFKMAPTGVRTEEWIERNSKGLEIFFRRWMPEPGVKIKGVVCFSHGYGDTCTFFFEGIARFIAASGYGVYAIDHPGFGLSEGLHGYIYSFDELADNVIEQYAKIKERPEVRGLPCFILGQSMGGAVTLKVHFKDPHGWDGIILVAPMCKIADDVTPSKPVLNFLTFLSKVMPTAKLVPQKDLAELMFRDLRKKKMAVYNVICYDDRVRLRTAVELLNATKEIEEQVDKVSSPLLILHGAADKVTDPVVSQFLYENASSKDKTLKLYEEGYHCILEGEPDDRILTVLNDIISWLDARC, translated from the exons ATGTTTCTAGTTGACCATTTGGCGGCATTTAGAGTTGCACGCTTCACAGCCTGTTCCACGAAGCCACAACCCATGGATCTCTCTTTAACTTTCAGATCTCCATCACCTTTTCTTCTACCCAATTCCAAACCATCAACCCTCTCCATTCCCCTCATTTCTCTCAAACCATCGCCTCATCGCCTCACGGTGGCAGCGGCTGCAgggaagatgaagatgaagatgattgAGGGAGTCAGTGATGAATTGAACTCCATTGCTTCACAGAATCTTGACTACGCTGCTGCTCGTAGAAGAGTTCGATCTGCTTTCATCCCTGTCCACCAGCAGCTTGATCATTTATTGTTCAAG ATGGCTCCTACTGGTGTAAGAACAGAGGAG TGGATCGAAAGAAACTCAAAGGGATTGGAGATTTTCTTTAGACGATGGATGCCTGAACCCGGGGTTAAAATTAAGGGTGTCGTATGCTTTTCCCATGGATATGGTGATACTTGCACTTTCTTCTTTGAAG GCATTGCTAGGTTCATTGCAGCATCTGGATATGGTGTTTATGCTATTGATCATCCAGGATTCGGTCTTTCTGAAGGATTGCATGGTTACATCTATAGCTTTGATGAATTGGCTGACAATGTCATTGAAcaatatgcaaaaattaaag AAAGACCTGAAGTGAGAGGATTGCCCTGCTTCATATTGGGACAGTCCATGGGTGGAGCTGTTACTCTCAAAGTTCACTTCAAGGATCCACATGGATGGGATGGAATCATCCTTGTAGCACCTATGTGTAAA ATTGCAGATGATGTGACGCCTTCAAAACCAGTTTTGAACTTTTTGACCTTTCTGTCAAAAGTTATGCCAACAGCAAAGCTTGTTCCACAAAAAGATCTAGCTGAACTGATGTTCAGAGACCTAAGGAAAAAGAAGATG GCTGTGTACAATGTGATTTGTTATGATGACCGAGTGCGATTGAGAACAGCTGTTGAACTCTTAAATGCCACCAAGGAAATTGAGGAGCAAGTGGATAAG GTTTCATCCCCACTGCTGATACTTCATGGAGCTGCAGATAAGGTTACAGATCCAGTGGTGAGCCAGTTTCTTTATGAAAACGCCTCAAGCAAGGACAAGACTTTGAAGCTATATGAAGAAGGCTATCACTGCATTCTGGAAGGGGAACCGGATGACAGAATTTTAACTGTCCTTAATGACATTATATCATGGCTGGATGCTCGGTGCTAG